The following are from one region of the Candidatus Poribacteria bacterium genome:
- a CDS encoding amidohydrolase family protein, with the protein MRIIDPHVHVWKNDPQFPWAPETTNPPEDDATAEVLLELMAANGVEKTVLVQVIHYRWDNRYAADAMKRYPDKFMGVCRINPEDPDAPDHLSRWTEEDGFHGVRLSPSVGPDGDWFAGPLMPPIFRRAEDLGVPMLILTGADRLVDLVPLIEQHPNLDVVVDHMAGCAPDAPEKHELLLDLARFPRVYVKISHTWSISKTGFPWADTHEQVKKVYHAFGGSRIMWGTDWPVCLNHASYAETLAVVRDEMDFFTPEDREWVLGKTALQLWQF; encoded by the coding sequence ATGAGAATTATCGACCCACATGTTCACGTCTGGAAAAACGATCCACAATTTCCGTGGGCACCGGAGACAACTAACCCACCAGAAGACGATGCCACCGCAGAAGTGCTTTTGGAATTGATGGCAGCGAACGGCGTTGAAAAGACCGTCCTCGTTCAAGTCATCCACTACCGATGGGATAACCGTTACGCAGCGGACGCAATGAAAAGATACCCCGATAAATTCATGGGGGTCTGCCGAATCAACCCTGAAGACCCCGACGCACCCGACCATCTCAGTCGCTGGACGGAGGAAGATGGGTTTCATGGTGTCCGTCTGAGCCCGTCTGTCGGACCCGACGGCGATTGGTTTGCGGGACCGTTGATGCCACCCATCTTCCGTCGTGCTGAAGACCTCGGTGTTCCGATGCTGATCCTCACCGGAGCCGATCGGTTGGTAGATCTCGTCCCACTTATAGAGCAACATCCGAATCTTGATGTTGTGGTTGATCACATGGCAGGGTGTGCACCCGATGCCCCTGAAAAGCACGAACTGCTGCTCGACTTGGCACGTTTCCCGCGGGTTTATGTCAAGATAAGCCACACGTGGTCAATCTCGAAGACCGGTTTTCCGTGGGCGGATACACACGAACAGGTTAAGAAGGTATATCACGCATTCGGCGGTTCGCGGATTATGTGGGGTACAGATTGGCCCGTTTGTCTCAACCACGCCAGTTATGCGGAAACCTTAGCAGTCGTCCGAGACGAAATGGATTTCTTTACACCTGAGGACCGGGAATGGGTGTTAGGCAAGACGGCACTGCAGCTTTGGCAATTTTAG
- a CDS encoding lysylphosphatidylglycerol synthase transmembrane domain-containing protein: MNRKQFQQIAKFGLPTVLAIILAYFLLKQIDLQEIPRTLSRLSIEALLIGFIAYCLLVLAKTLRFRALLNLESRAHHIFPILALHTFWGNILPMRTGDISYVYLMQRRQKVEATHGIASLLVASLIDLVLLIGLVIATAWLLRPELRETFSGRLLYLLPLLIGGGLIIAVVSVYAVPNACLKFAERWAAPLLRLEVRPISWGVNKGLEVLQELMAFRSNQRFLEVWLYSLLCLVIRFGFQCYLVIEMGIDIPMTEVLFALAFTNVFNLFPIQTVGNFGTTEFPFVWLLHHFGTSVETATVAGFSLHILILLYCLPLGAYGSLTNRKFTKTT, from the coding sequence TTGAACAGAAAGCAGTTCCAGCAGATTGCCAAATTTGGCTTACCGACAGTGCTGGCAATCATCTTAGCTTACTTCCTTCTAAAACAGATTGATCTCCAAGAAATACCACGAACCCTCAGCCGGTTGTCAATAGAGGCACTCTTAATCGGGTTCATAGCCTATTGTTTATTGGTCTTAGCGAAAACGCTCCGGTTTCGAGCATTACTCAACCTTGAGAGCCGTGCCCATCACATCTTTCCAATCTTGGCGTTGCACACCTTTTGGGGCAATATCCTGCCGATGCGGACAGGGGACATCTCTTATGTCTATCTCATGCAACGACGGCAGAAGGTGGAGGCGACACACGGAATCGCTTCGCTTTTGGTGGCAAGCCTGATTGACCTTGTGCTGCTAATAGGTTTGGTGATTGCGACTGCGTGGCTCCTACGACCCGAGCTCCGCGAAACGTTCTCTGGTAGGCTACTTTATCTCCTCCCCTTACTAATAGGTGGCGGTCTAATCATAGCCGTCGTCTCTGTGTACGCCGTTCCGAACGCCTGTCTGAAGTTTGCAGAGCGATGGGCAGCACCGCTACTACGTCTCGAAGTGCGACCCATCTCTTGGGGAGTCAACAAAGGATTGGAAGTCCTGCAGGAGCTGATGGCGTTTCGATCAAATCAACGCTTTTTAGAGGTATGGCTATATTCCCTACTCTGTCTCGTCATCCGTTTCGGGTTCCAGTGTTACCTTGTCATAGAGATGGGGATTGATATTCCGATGACCGAGGTGTTATTTGCACTCGCATTCACGAACGTATTTAACCTATTTCCCATCCAAACCGTCGGCAACTTCGGAACAACAGAGTTTCCTTTTGTCTGGTTGTTACACCATTTTGGCACATCGGTGGAGACCGCTACTGTCGCTGGATTTAGTTTGCACATTCTAATTTTACTTTACTGTCTACCCTTAGGAGCATACGGATCTTTGACGAATCGTAAGTTTACCAAAACCACCTGA